From the genome of Thermococcus chitonophagus, one region includes:
- a CDS encoding DUF63 family protein produces the protein MFSLHDFLWNYFIRPMYTREGYNPINTVVYALIFGFAVIYTYKYIIKPLKIRVDERLFLAVTPMVIFGSTVRALVDGGVLKPNPWILTPGIFFTAFFLIVPVLFADVKLKTYPKLTIAWGAGLALYANYLLFKNVKCWEPYELTLLHTAVSFVAVLAFYRFKPFDRLYLYPVLAHYFDIASTVVAIHFYHYMEVHWVERHLVSWFGAYSYYPWITIILVAVYYILKTMVPDEEERNYWYLAIYILGLGPAIRDPAQMVLQIACQ, from the coding sequence ATGTTCAGCCTTCACGATTTCCTGTGGAACTACTTTATAAGGCCAATGTACACGAGGGAGGGATACAATCCGATAAACACAGTTGTCTATGCTTTAATATTTGGCTTTGCCGTAATATACACGTACAAGTATATAATCAAACCCCTGAAGATAAGGGTTGATGAGAGGCTGTTTCTAGCCGTGACTCCAATGGTTATCTTCGGTTCGACCGTGAGGGCTTTGGTCGATGGGGGAGTATTGAAGCCAAACCCCTGGATTTTAACCCCAGGAATATTCTTCACAGCCTTCTTTTTGATAGTTCCCGTTCTCTTCGCGGATGTCAAGCTGAAGACGTACCCAAAGCTCACGATAGCATGGGGTGCCGGGCTGGCTCTCTATGCCAACTACCTCCTCTTCAAGAATGTGAAGTGCTGGGAGCCCTACGAGCTAACCTTACTTCACACAGCTGTGAGCTTTGTGGCGGTTTTGGCATTTTACAGGTTTAAACCCTTTGACAGGCTCTACTTGTATCCAGTTTTGGCCCACTACTTTGATATAGCCTCGACGGTCGTTGCGATTCACTTCTACCATTACATGGAGGTTCACTGGGTTGAGAGACACCTTGTCAGCTGGTTTGGGGCTTACTCATACTATCCATGGATAACCATAATTCTAGTGGCCGTCTACTACATCCTTAAAACGATGGTTCCGGATGAGGAAGAGAGGAACTACTGGTACCTTGCCATATATATCCTCGGATTGGGTCCTGCTATAAGGGATCCCGCCCAGATGGTCTTGCAGATAGCTTGTCAATGA
- the nucS gene encoding endonuclease NucS, with translation MRKVIVREKPTVEDVKELLEFAEKHNGMVTIFARCRVYYEGRAKSELGEGDRIIIIKPDGSFLIHQNKKREPVNWQPPGSVVRVEGNKVISIRRKPREKLEVELIESYAITVFLAEDYEELSLTGSEAEMAKLIFEKPEVIEEGFKPMFKEKPIKHGIVDILGIDREGNVVVLELKRRRADLHAVSQLKRYVDALKEEYGERVRGILVAPSLTEGARKLLEKEGLEFKKLEPPKRESRKKSKQRTLDFF, from the coding sequence GTGAGAAAGGTAATAGTCAGGGAAAAACCCACAGTAGAAGATGTGAAAGAGCTACTTGAATTCGCCGAGAAGCACAATGGTATGGTTACAATATTCGCCAGATGTAGGGTTTATTACGAGGGGAGGGCAAAAAGCGAGCTTGGAGAGGGGGACAGGATTATTATAATAAAGCCAGATGGAAGCTTTCTGATACACCAGAACAAGAAGAGGGAACCGGTCAACTGGCAACCTCCCGGAAGCGTGGTGAGGGTGGAGGGAAACAAGGTCATCAGCATAAGAAGGAAGCCCAGGGAGAAGTTAGAGGTCGAGTTAATAGAGAGCTACGCAATTACCGTTTTTCTAGCTGAGGACTATGAGGAGCTCTCGCTAACGGGAAGCGAGGCGGAGATGGCTAAGCTGATATTTGAAAAGCCCGAAGTAATAGAGGAAGGGTTCAAGCCAATGTTCAAAGAGAAGCCAATAAAGCATGGGATAGTTGACATCCTGGGGATAGACCGGGAGGGAAACGTGGTGGTCTTAGAACTCAAGAGGAGAAGGGCAGATTTACACGCTGTAAGTCAGTTAAAGAGGTATGTTGATGCACTAAAGGAGGAGTACGGGGAGAGGGTAAGGGGAATACTCGTTGCGCCCTCCCTAACAGAAGGAGCAAGAAAACTCCTTGAAAAGGAAGGACTAGAATTTAAAAAGCTTGAACCACCAAAGAGGGAAAGCAGAAAGAAGTCAAAGCAGAGAACGCTGGATTTCTTTTAG
- a CDS encoding DUF473 domain-containing protein: MELPLLSGIARRALDALLRNPFRTLEIRSARNYIVLERVKEGDLVFLTYESLEDVTRGTEGIVARVVKIERMFQRVPWEESDEREVSVCRVQLRLVGLGRIIDVEEKDGIVFVKVREMMHHEISMG, encoded by the coding sequence ATGGAGCTTCCCCTTCTCTCCGGAATAGCGAGGAGGGCTTTGGACGCCCTCCTGAGAAACCCCTTTCGGACGTTGGAGATAAGGAGCGCCAGAAACTACATCGTACTGGAGAGGGTAAAGGAGGGTGACTTAGTATTCCTCACCTACGAATCGCTTGAAGACGTAACTAGGGGGACAGAGGGTATTGTTGCGAGGGTCGTTAAGATTGAGAGGATGTTCCAGAGGGTTCCTTGGGAGGAGAGTGACGAGAGGGAAGTAAGCGTTTGCAGGGTTCAGCTGAGGCTTGTTGGCCTTGGGAGGATAATTGATGTGGAAGAGAAAGATGGAATAGTGTTCGTTAAGGTTAGGGAGATGATGCACCACGAGATTAGCATGGGCTAA
- a CDS encoding proteasome assembly chaperone family protein gives MAENKPVELILPKVEGAVLIEGYPGIGLVGHIAANFLAKELGMEMIGYVESSFIPPMTLILEGKPNPPLRFYGKDNIIIAVADIYLPPTLINEIAREMANYLKSVNASKVISLGGMGIGMFKEKFEVWGVGGTEEENKELENLGVKILKFGSISGMSGKLLWEASRAGLKSYVLLGETFGDRPDPRAAANVVEVLKKMLNIDVSTEPLIKEAEMIEEQLRRMHEQMEEARRKVEKQYETMYL, from the coding sequence ATGGCAGAGAATAAACCTGTTGAACTAATTCTTCCAAAGGTTGAGGGGGCGGTGCTAATAGAGGGTTACCCAGGAATTGGACTTGTTGGCCACATAGCTGCCAATTTCTTAGCTAAAGAGCTCGGGATGGAGATGATAGGCTACGTTGAGAGCTCCTTCATTCCACCGATGACTTTAATTCTTGAAGGCAAACCAAATCCTCCCCTGAGGTTCTATGGCAAGGATAACATAATAATAGCGGTTGCAGACATTTATCTTCCCCCAACTCTGATAAACGAGATAGCAAGGGAGATGGCCAACTACCTTAAGTCAGTGAACGCGAGTAAAGTGATATCTCTGGGAGGGATGGGCATAGGAATGTTCAAGGAAAAGTTTGAAGTGTGGGGCGTAGGTGGCACAGAAGAGGAGAACAAGGAGCTTGAAAACCTTGGAGTTAAAATTCTGAAGTTCGGCTCGATAAGTGGGATGAGCGGTAAGTTGCTTTGGGAAGCTTCGAGGGCTGGACTGAAGAGCTACGTTCTCCTGGGAGAGACTTTTGGAGACAGGCCTGATCCAAGGGCTGCAGCTAACGTCGTTGAAGTCCTGAAGAAGATGCTCAACATAGATGTTTCGACTGAACCACTAATCAAGGAGGCCGAGATGATCGAAGAGCAACTGAGAAGAATGCATGAGCAGATGGAAGAGGCGAGGAGAAAGGTGGAGAAGCAGTATGAGACGATGTACCTGTGA
- a CDS encoding AAA family ATPase, with the protein MLFDPRPKEKKEELFDREKELFELMHSVVNYPITVLLGIRRTGKSSIIKVSLNESDVTGIYIDVRRAMRGGRISDEKLKTQLLGNLRRIKIKELGIKLEPTSIDLTDIFDVLNSYGKKRKRIVVLAFDEAQYFRFYGARGGKDFLLAVAYSYDNHEWLRFLFSGSEVGLLHDFLGFEDSKAPLFGRIYNEITLEPFPRDLSVEFLKEGFREVKIDVPQEHLEEAVNNLDGIPGWLVEYGYHYIHTRDHRKALERTFQSAQSLIRSELAELEKRSERYLEILKAISLGINRWSKIKEYVETKEGHITNARFSSLLKNLGRMSWIKAELHNGKKTYKIVDPVVEKVIRGLL; encoded by the coding sequence TTGTTGTTCGATCCGAGGCCCAAGGAGAAAAAAGAAGAACTGTTTGACAGAGAAAAAGAACTCTTCGAGCTCATGCACTCCGTAGTTAACTATCCCATAACGGTACTGCTTGGAATAAGGAGGACAGGGAAGTCCTCAATAATTAAGGTTTCGCTAAACGAGAGTGATGTGACAGGAATTTACATCGACGTGAGGAGGGCCATGAGAGGAGGTAGAATTTCAGATGAGAAACTTAAGACCCAACTCCTGGGCAATCTCAGAAGGATAAAGATAAAGGAGCTTGGAATTAAGCTTGAACCAACATCAATTGATTTAACCGATATCTTTGATGTGTTAAACTCATATGGCAAGAAAAGGAAGAGAATAGTTGTTTTGGCCTTCGATGAGGCTCAATACTTCAGGTTTTATGGGGCAAGAGGTGGCAAGGACTTTCTATTGGCTGTTGCATATTCCTATGACAATCATGAGTGGCTTAGGTTCCTCTTTTCAGGATCCGAGGTAGGTTTGTTGCATGATTTTCTAGGATTCGAAGACTCTAAGGCCCCCCTCTTTGGAAGGATATACAACGAGATAACACTAGAGCCCTTCCCCAGAGATCTCTCAGTTGAATTCTTGAAGGAGGGCTTTAGAGAAGTCAAAATCGATGTTCCCCAAGAGCACCTTGAAGAAGCCGTCAACAACTTAGACGGGATCCCAGGATGGCTAGTCGAATACGGCTACCACTACATCCACACCAGAGATCATAGAAAAGCGTTGGAGAGAACCTTTCAGAGTGCACAATCCCTAATAAGATCGGAGCTAGCAGAGTTAGAGAAGAGGAGTGAGAGGTACTTAGAGATACTGAAGGCAATATCTCTGGGCATAAACAGGTGGTCAAAGATAAAGGAGTACGTTGAAACTAAGGAAGGCCACATAACAAACGCTAGGTTTTCATCCTTACTCAAGAACCTTGGGAGGATGAGCTGGATAAAAGCAGAACTCCATAACGGGAAGAAAACTTACAAGATAGTAGATCCCGTTGTTGAGAAAGTCATTAGAGGGCTCTTGTAA
- a CDS encoding ATP-binding protein encodes MKVERSELLTWDDLLIISAKLGIDREVRAIKDGNLGILFEMQELILEKTGQKAVFILDEFQEVLNFKGFLDTMRAITEKQRNVAYFISGSAVRMMEKILSPKNPFFGQFRRVYLKGLPKEYAIELAEVILERAGVKVTRSALELIYKLTQRHPFYVLAVCRRLIEESFEKVTRRNVSYAFLTELLTEG; translated from the coding sequence ATGAAAGTGGAGAGGAGTGAGCTCTTAACTTGGGATGATTTACTGATTATTTCCGCAAAGCTTGGCATTGACAGGGAAGTTAGAGCAATCAAAGATGGTAACCTTGGAATTCTCTTTGAGATGCAGGAGTTAATTTTGGAGAAAACGGGACAAAAGGCCGTTTTTATTCTCGATGAATTTCAGGAAGTTCTTAATTTCAAGGGCTTCTTAGATACAATGCGTGCCATTACAGAAAAGCAAAGAAACGTTGCATACTTTATTTCCGGCTCTGCTGTAAGAATGATGGAGAAAATCTTATCTCCAAAGAATCCCTTCTTTGGCCAGTTTAGACGGGTTTATCTGAAAGGTTTGCCAAAAGAATATGCAATAGAGCTAGCAGAAGTGATATTGGAGAGGGCTGGGGTTAAGGTAACTCGGTCGGCACTTGAATTAATTTATAAGCTCACTCAGAGACATCCGTTTTATGTTCTAGCTGTGTGTAGGCGATTGATTGAGGAGAGCTTTGAAAAGGTTACTAGAAGAAATGTTTCCTATGCTTTTCTCACCGAACTCCTCACTGAAGGGTGA
- a CDS encoding S-methyl-5'-thioadenosine phosphorylase has product MPKIGIIGGSGVYGVFEPKETVKVHTPYGRPSAPVEIGEIEGVEVAFIPRHGKYHEFPPHEVPYRANIWALKELGVERVIGINAVGSLKEEYKPGDIVIIDQFIDFTKKREYTFYNGPRVAHISMADPFCPELRRIFIETAKELNLPVHEKGTYICIEGPRFSTRAESRMFRQFADVIGMTLVPEVNLARELGMCYVNISTVTDYDVWAEKPVDAQEVIRVMKENEEKVQRLLRKAIPKIPEERKCGCADVLKTAFV; this is encoded by the coding sequence ATGCCCAAGATAGGGATAATAGGCGGTTCTGGTGTTTATGGGGTCTTCGAGCCAAAGGAAACCGTGAAGGTGCACACGCCATATGGAAGGCCTTCAGCTCCAGTGGAAATAGGGGAGATAGAGGGAGTTGAAGTTGCATTCATCCCAAGGCACGGGAAGTACCATGAGTTTCCCCCGCATGAAGTTCCCTACCGGGCAAACATATGGGCCCTTAAGGAGCTCGGGGTTGAGAGGGTAATAGGAATAAACGCAGTCGGCTCCCTTAAGGAGGAGTACAAGCCTGGGGACATCGTGATAATTGACCAGTTCATAGACTTCACGAAGAAGAGGGAGTACACCTTCTACAACGGCCCAAGGGTTGCTCATATAAGCATGGCCGATCCCTTCTGCCCAGAGCTCAGGAGGATATTCATAGAAACGGCAAAGGAGCTAAACCTACCGGTGCACGAGAAGGGAACGTACATATGCATTGAAGGACCGAGGTTCTCAACGAGGGCAGAATCGAGGATGTTCAGGCAGTTTGCAGACGTCATAGGAATGACCCTCGTTCCAGAAGTGAACCTCGCGAGAGAGTTAGGAATGTGCTACGTTAACATTTCAACTGTCACCGACTACGACGTCTGGGCTGAGAAGCCGGTGGATGCTCAAGAAGTCATTAGAGTCATGAAGGAGAACGAAGAGAAAGTACAGAGGCTCCTCAGGAAAGCAATTCCAAAGATACCTGAAGAGAGGAAGTGCGGATGTGCTGATGTCCTAAAGACAGCCTTTGTCTGA
- a CDS encoding ORC1-type DNA replication protein has product MDKGEQLHLDKLFEKLLKARKIFKNKEVLRHSYTPKDLPHRHEQIETLAQILVPVLRGETPSNIFVYGKTGTGKTVTVKFVTEELKKISKKYNIPVDVIYINCEITDTHYRVLANIVNHFKHETGIEVPLVGWPTDEVYAKLKQVIDMKERFVIIVLDEIDKLVKKSGDEVLYSLTRINTELKRAKVSVIGISNDLKFKEYLDPRVLSSLSEEEVVFPPYDANQLRDILMQRAEEAFYPGVLDEGVIPLCAALAAREHGDARKALDLLRVAGEIAEREGADKVTESHVWKAQEKIEQDMMEEVIKTLPLQSKVLLYAIVLLDENGDLPANTGEVYSVYRDLCEYIDLEPLTQRRISDLINELDMLGIINAKVVSKGRYGRTKEIRLNVTPYKIRNVFRYDYTIQPLLAISLKSEQRRLI; this is encoded by the coding sequence ATGGACAAAGGTGAGCAGTTACACTTGGATAAGCTCTTCGAGAAGTTGCTCAAGGCTAGAAAGATCTTCAAGAACAAGGAGGTGCTCAGGCATAGCTACACCCCTAAGGATCTACCTCACAGGCATGAGCAGATAGAAACCCTTGCTCAAATCTTAGTTCCAGTTCTGAGGGGTGAAACTCCCTCAAACATCTTCGTGTATGGAAAGACCGGAACCGGAAAGACCGTAACTGTAAAGTTCGTTACCGAGGAGCTGAAGAAGATCTCCAAGAAGTACAACATCCCCGTTGATGTTATCTACATCAACTGTGAAATCACCGACACTCACTACAGGGTTCTTGCAAACATCGTTAACCACTTCAAGCATGAAACGGGGATAGAGGTGCCCTTGGTTGGGTGGCCCACGGATGAGGTCTACGCGAAGCTCAAGCAGGTAATAGATATGAAGGAGAGGTTCGTGATAATAGTCCTTGACGAGATAGATAAACTCGTGAAGAAGAGTGGTGATGAAGTCCTCTACTCCCTCACGAGGATAAACACCGAGCTTAAGAGGGCCAAGGTCAGCGTTATAGGGATATCAAACGATCTGAAGTTCAAAGAGTACCTTGACCCGAGGGTTCTTTCGAGCCTGAGTGAGGAAGAGGTTGTCTTCCCGCCGTACGATGCAAACCAGCTCAGGGATATCCTCATGCAGAGGGCTGAGGAGGCCTTCTATCCTGGGGTTCTAGACGAGGGTGTAATTCCTTTATGTGCCGCTTTAGCTGCAAGGGAGCATGGGGACGCTAGAAAGGCCCTTGACCTGTTGAGGGTTGCTGGGGAGATCGCTGAGAGAGAAGGTGCAGACAAGGTAACTGAAAGCCACGTATGGAAGGCCCAGGAGAAGATAGAGCAGGACATGATGGAGGAGGTAATAAAAACTCTACCCCTTCAATCTAAGGTTCTCCTGTACGCAATAGTTCTTTTAGATGAAAATGGGGATCTGCCAGCGAATACGGGTGAAGTCTATTCCGTTTACAGGGATCTGTGTGAGTACATAGACCTCGAGCCCCTCACCCAGAGGAGGATAAGCGATCTCATAAACGAGCTTGACATGCTCGGCATAATTAACGCGAAGGTCGTCAGTAAGGGGAGGTATGGTAGGACAAAAGAAATAAGGCTTAATGTTACCCCATATAAGATCAGGAATGTGTTCAGGTACGACTACACGATACAGCCTCTCTTGGCCATTTCTCTTAAAAGCGAGCAGCGGAGGCTGATTTGA
- a CDS encoding DNA-directed DNA polymerase II small subunit — MDEFVKGLIKNNYLLTPAAYYILVEHFKRGEFSLAELIKFAKSRGTFIIDDGIASDFLKVKGLEAPVEEKVGFISTGEVGQEVVESREEQIIAEETQEKGQPSAEIVEEGKMSGESVSVEESFISTGTPNETLSSSSFDVLEEGIMGEISEGESSISTGNGTQEFEVPEDVFDVIEEQQGPLSNGNEEENGNGETVVLTKYGLPMVYGPEEIIEEKEYSVYEDFILEPNPNFTYAQIEPDYEVKFDVRHVKLKPPKPKNANGKEGEIIVEAYASLFRSRLKKLRRILRENPEIKTVVDIAKLKYVKGDEEVTIIGLVNDKRETNKGLIFEIEDQTGRVKVFLPKDSEDYRDAFKVLPDAVVAFRGFYSKKGIFFANKFYLPDVPLYRKQKPPLEEKVYAILISDIHVGSKEFCEKAFMKFLEWLNGYVETKEEEEIVSRTKYLIIAGDVVDGIGVYPGQYSDLVIPDIFDQYEALANLLVNVPKHITMFIGPGNHDAARPAVPQPEFYEEYAKPLYKLKNAVIISNPAVIRLHGRDFLIAHGRGIEDVVSFVPGLTHHKPGLPMVELLKMRHLAPTFGGKVPIAPDPEDLLVIEEVPDLVQMGHVHVYDAVVYRGIQLVNSATWQAQTEFQKMVNIVPTPGKVPVVDVESAKVVKVLDFSRWC; from the coding sequence ATGGATGAGTTCGTTAAAGGCCTAATCAAGAACAATTACCTCTTAACTCCTGCAGCCTACTACATCCTCGTTGAACATTTTAAGCGGGGAGAATTCTCGTTGGCGGAGCTGATAAAGTTTGCAAAGTCCCGGGGAACCTTCATAATTGATGATGGAATTGCGAGTGACTTCTTGAAGGTAAAGGGCCTCGAGGCTCCAGTGGAAGAAAAGGTGGGTTTTATTTCCACTGGAGAGGTCGGGCAGGAAGTGGTTGAATCCCGTGAAGAACAAATAATTGCAGAGGAAACCCAGGAAAAAGGGCAACCCTCTGCTGAAATTGTGGAAGAGGGTAAGATGAGTGGAGAAAGTGTTTCAGTTGAAGAGAGTTTTATTTCCACTGGAACTCCCAATGAAACTCTGTCCTCTTCATCCTTTGATGTTCTAGAAGAAGGAATCATGGGGGAGATTTCTGAGGGGGAGAGTTCTATTTCCACTGGAAATGGGACCCAGGAATTTGAAGTTCCAGAAGACGTTTTTGATGTGATTGAAGAGCAGCAAGGGCCCCTTTCTAATGGAAATGAAGAGGAGAACGGTAATGGTGAAACTGTTGTGCTCACAAAATACGGCCTCCCCATGGTCTATGGTCCGGAGGAAATAATCGAGGAGAAGGAGTACTCCGTTTACGAGGACTTCATACTCGAGCCAAATCCCAACTTTACGTACGCTCAAATAGAGCCCGACTATGAGGTTAAATTCGACGTGAGGCACGTGAAGCTGAAACCTCCAAAGCCCAAGAACGCTAACGGTAAAGAGGGCGAGATAATAGTGGAGGCCTACGCCTCCCTCTTCAGGAGCAGGCTCAAAAAGTTGAGGAGAATTCTAAGGGAGAATCCCGAAATAAAGACTGTGGTTGATATAGCTAAGCTGAAGTACGTTAAGGGAGATGAGGAGGTAACGATAATAGGCCTAGTCAACGACAAAAGAGAGACGAACAAGGGGTTGATATTTGAGATTGAGGATCAAACTGGCAGGGTTAAGGTGTTTCTGCCCAAGGATTCTGAAGATTATCGCGATGCCTTCAAGGTTCTTCCTGATGCAGTCGTTGCATTTAGGGGGTTCTATTCAAAGAAGGGCATATTCTTTGCCAACAAGTTCTACCTTCCGGATGTCCCACTCTACAGGAAGCAGAAGCCTCCACTGGAAGAAAAAGTCTACGCTATACTCATAAGCGACATCCACGTTGGTAGCAAAGAGTTCTGTGAGAAGGCCTTCATGAAGTTCTTAGAGTGGCTGAATGGTTATGTTGAGACCAAGGAAGAGGAGGAAATAGTGAGCAGGACGAAGTACCTCATAATAGCTGGTGACGTCGTGGATGGCATAGGCGTATACCCCGGCCAGTACTCTGACTTAGTAATTCCCGATATATTCGATCAGTACGAGGCCTTAGCGAACCTCCTTGTAAACGTTCCAAAGCATATAACCATGTTTATCGGCCCAGGAAACCACGATGCCGCAAGGCCCGCAGTTCCCCAACCAGAATTTTATGAGGAATATGCCAAGCCCCTTTACAAGCTAAAGAACGCCGTAATAATAAGCAATCCTGCGGTGATAAGGCTACACGGCAGGGACTTCCTAATAGCCCATGGCAGGGGAATTGAGGATGTAGTGTCCTTTGTTCCTGGGCTAACTCACCACAAGCCCGGCTTACCAATGGTTGAATTGCTAAAGATGAGGCACCTTGCCCCAACCTTTGGCGGAAAGGTTCCCATAGCTCCAGACCCTGAAGATCTGCTCGTTATAGAGGAAGTTCCGGATTTGGTTCAGATGGGTCACGTTCATGTTTATGATGCCGTAGTTTACAGGGGGATTCAGCTCGTTAACTCCGCAACCTGGCAGGCTCAGACCGAGTTCCAGAAGATGGTGAACATAGTCCCCACCCCAGGAAAGGTTCCCGTTGTGGATGTTGAGAGCGCGAAAGTTGTGAAAGTTCTTGACTTTAGCAGGTGGTGCTGA